The Sporanaerobacter acetigenes DSM 13106 genome contains the following window.
CAAAAAAACATGCCTGAAAAAGTCAAAGGCATATTTCACTACAACAATGCCCTTGCATATGAAAATTTAGAAAAATTTGATAGTAGTATAGAAGAGTTAAATATAGCTAAAAAACATATAGAAGATATAAACAGCAAATTGTTTATAAAAATGCTAGTACTTGAAGGAATTTGTTATTCAAATAAAAAAGAATATGATAAAGCTCTAAATACATATAATCAAGCTATTGATATATTTAATTTAGAAAAAAAACATGATGAAATTTATTTAGTATATGCTAATATTGTTGATTTGTTTGTAGAAAAAAAGGATGTTGATAAAGTAGCTGAATATTTAAATACCATCAGCAAACATATTTCCAATATAGATGAAAATTCACCTTATCTAGCAAGAGTATTTTTCTCAATTTCCGATGGATTTTTCTTTTTAAAAAATTATGCTTCCGCGGAAGAATGTTTAAAAAAATCACTCTATCTAGCAGAAAAAAATAATGAAAAAAATTTATATGAGCAATATCTATTGAAATTGTTCAATTTCTATGTTAAAGAAAATGAAAAAGAAAAAATATACAAACTAAAAGATAAACTCTCAGAAGAAATACTAAATATTTCTGTAGATGAAAAATTAAGCTTATTCTTGAATCTAATACTATATTATCTTGAACATAATGATATAGATTTAGCAAAACAATTAGTTCAAGAACTATTGAAAAAGGAGGTTCGAAAATGACAAAATATAAAAATTTATTCCTAACATTATTTTTATATTTTGCAGTTTTTCTAAATTTAAATATCATAAATCCATTATCAGAAGCAAAACCAGATCCTGAAAGAGTCGAAAATATCATATACTACAACCAACAATAATATACGCATAGATACAAAAAAGCAATTCATTATAGAAAATATTTTCTATAATGAATTGCTTTTTCTTCATATTATTTATATTGCTGAATTCAAAGTAAACAATTCAAAGAAATATTCCTTTTCATCTATAAGTTTGTCAAATTTTCCTTCTTCCATGATTTTCCCATCTCTAATAACCAATATTTTATCATATCCTTTCAACCTTTCTTCATTCAATCTATGTGTTACACTTATAACTGTTGTATCATCCATATTTAATACCATCTCTTCTATTTCATTAGCAGTTATATTATCTAATGCAGATGTAGCCTCATCTAATAATAATATAGGTGTATCTTTAAGCATAGCTCTAGCTATAGATATTCTTTGCCTTTCTCCACCTGAAAGCTTGTCTCCTGATTCTCCTATATATGTATCAAGACCATCTTCAAGAGATTCAATCAGCATTTTAAACTGTGTTTTTTCAATCACATCTTCTATTTCTTCTTCAGGATAATCTTTAAAAAGAGTTATATTATTTTTTATAGTAGTATCAAACAAAAATACATCTTGCTGTATGACCGATATAAGTTGACTTAAAGAATCTGCATCTAGATCATCTATATCAGTTCCATCAACAGTTAATCTTCCTTCATCACACCAGTAATCTCCCAATATAAGTTTCAAAATAGTACTCTTTCCACTGCCAGATTCCCCAACAATAGCATATTTTTTACCCTTTTCAAAGCATATATTTATCCCATCCAATACATTTCTTTTTCCATCGTAGCTAAATTTCACATCCCTAAAGCATATACTTTCCCTAAATTCATCTATTTGAATACTCCTTCCACTCTTCTCTGTTTCTACCTGATTTTCTCCTATGACATTATCAATTATTGGCTTTACAGTTTTTAATCTATTGAACCTTCCAGAAAATCCAGTCATAGGCTCACAGATATTGACCATCAACTGACCAACCGAACCTATCAAGCCTATAGTCAAATCATTTTTTATAATGAAATATACAACTATGCTTAAAACTAAATATTGTATAAGGAAAGAAAAGAACTCTAAAGCTGAATCTATTTTTGCATCCATAACCCCAATATTGTATTTTACATTTTCCACCTCATCATTATATACAGAAAATTGGGCATATGCCTCATCTTCAATATCATAAGTTCTTATAGTTTCAAACCCTTCTGAAATTTCCTTCACTTTAACTAAAAAGGTTTTCATTCCATCAGATAAATTTTTTTTCAATCTTGCCAATTCTTTTGAAAAAAATTTAGGTATTATACTAAGCAAAACACTAAATCCTATAGCCACTAAGGCTATTTTGACATCAAATTTAAATAACAAGATTATCGCAAAGCTTATGTCAAACATATATCCTACAATGCCAAATAAATTTAAAATATAATCCTTTTCTATCATCTTTATATCATTCAACATTATAGATACATAACTTTCCGTATTATTTTCTGAAAAACTTTTTAAATCATAGCTGTAAATATTTGAAAAAATATCTTCTTTCATTTCAGTAACTACACTCTTTGAGTATTTTGACAATGCATTTCTATATATATAAATTACAACACAATGAACAAGTGTATAAACTATGGAAATTAAGACTGTATCATAAAATTTATCCATACTCATATCTAAAGACACCAAGTCTAGTATGTTTTTAAAAATATATGCTTCTCCTGTATAAAATATAGATTCCAATATAGTAAATACCATAGCCAATATAAATAAAGCCTTTTTATGTTTAAATAAATATTTTTTCATAATTAAATTTTCCTCCTTGATTGTGGAAAACAAAATATATTATTTTATTCAATACTACTAGATTCACTGATTTGATTTATATTGTACATACTATAAAAATATTCACTTTTATTCATAAGTTCATCAAAATTGCCTTCTTCTATGACTTTCCCATCTTTAAGAACAAATATTTTATTATATCTCTTAAGCCTTTCCTCATTTAACACATGAGTCACACTTATGACTGTCACATCTTCCATAGTAAATACGGTTTCTTCT
Protein-coding sequences here:
- a CDS encoding ABC transporter ATP-binding protein is translated as MKKYLFKHKKALFILAMVFTILESIFYTGEAYIFKNILDLVSLDMSMDKFYDTVLISIVYTLVHCVVIYIYRNALSKYSKSVVTEMKEDIFSNIYSYDLKSFSENNTESYVSIMLNDIKMIEKDYILNLFGIVGYMFDISFAIILLFKFDVKIALVAIGFSVLLSIIPKFFSKELARLKKNLSDGMKTFLVKVKEISEGFETIRTYDIEDEAYAQFSVYNDEVENVKYNIGVMDAKIDSALEFFSFLIQYLVLSIVVYFIIKNDLTIGLIGSVGQLMVNICEPMTGFSGRFNRLKTVKPIIDNVIGENQVETEKSGRSIQIDEFRESICFRDVKFSYDGKRNVLDGINICFEKGKKYAIVGESGSGKSTILKLILGDYWCDEGRLTVDGTDIDDLDADSLSQLISVIQQDVFLFDTTIKNNITLFKDYPEEEIEDVIEKTQFKMLIESLEDGLDTYIGESGDKLSGGERQRISIARAMLKDTPILLLDEATSALDNITANEIEEMVLNMDDTTVISVTHRLNEERLKGYDKILVIRDGKIMEEGKFDKLIDEKEYFFELFTLNSAI